Proteins co-encoded in one Haloarcula pelagica genomic window:
- a CDS encoding ABC transporter permease subunit produces MATGHSGGADANAEGLLDRLVGRFEGPNTVGNSRRFWAGFAVAVLALAAYPLAVGSYQASRFSLFLVYAFLGLSLSVVWGYAGILSFGQVVFFGFAGYTFGVVSVNFATPAGITAAFVVAVIGGALVAATLGYFMFYGGVRNVYVTIITLVSTLVLHTFMAQTAGDAWTIGEAALGGFNGMPTIPNLALGVGGAAITFDSMTFYYFVLALLLATYLGLRALVNSDYGRVMVAVREDEDRTRMFGYDVKRVKLAVFTLGGALAGLSGVLYAAWGNYMSPGVFELTFASLPVIWVSVGGRKTLLGAVVATVGIEFFRNSLGGELAFVIVGALLLLSILALPGGIVPYIHESYTQRRGSTATSEPTEASTEVVDP; encoded by the coding sequence ATGGCGACCGGCCACTCCGGCGGCGCTGACGCCAACGCCGAGGGCCTGCTCGATCGCCTCGTCGGGCGCTTCGAGGGACCGAACACCGTCGGGAACTCCCGGCGGTTCTGGGCCGGGTTCGCCGTCGCCGTCCTGGCGCTCGCGGCGTACCCGCTCGCGGTCGGCTCCTACCAGGCATCGCGGTTCTCGCTGTTCCTGGTGTACGCCTTCCTCGGGCTCTCGCTGTCGGTCGTCTGGGGCTACGCCGGCATCCTCTCGTTCGGCCAGGTCGTCTTCTTCGGCTTCGCCGGCTACACCTTCGGGGTCGTCTCGGTCAACTTCGCGACGCCCGCGGGGATCACGGCGGCGTTCGTCGTCGCCGTCATCGGCGGTGCCCTCGTCGCGGCGACGCTGGGCTACTTCATGTTCTACGGTGGGGTCAGGAACGTCTACGTCACCATCATCACGCTGGTGTCGACGCTCGTGCTCCACACGTTCATGGCCCAGACCGCCGGCGACGCCTGGACCATCGGCGAGGCCGCGCTTGGCGGGTTCAACGGGATGCCGACCATCCCGAACCTCGCGCTCGGTGTCGGCGGCGCGGCGATCACCTTCGACAGCATGACGTTTTACTACTTCGTGCTGGCGCTGCTGCTCGCGACGTATCTGGGGCTGCGGGCGCTGGTCAACTCCGATTACGGCCGCGTGATGGTCGCGGTGCGAGAGGACGAGGACCGGACCAGGATGTTCGGCTACGATGTCAAGCGCGTGAAACTCGCCGTGTTCACCCTCGGCGGGGCGCTTGCGGGGCTCTCGGGCGTGCTGTACGCCGCCTGGGGCAACTACATGAGTCCCGGGGTCTTCGAGCTGACCTTCGCCTCGCTGCCGGTCATCTGGGTGAGCGTCGGCGGCCGGAAGACGCTGCTGGGCGCGGTCGTCGCCACCGTCGGCATCGAGTTCTTCCGGAACTCGCTGGGTGGCGAACTCGCGTTCGTCATCGTCGGCGCGCTGCTGTTGCTCTCCATCCTCGCGCTGCCGGGCGGGATCGTCCCGTACATCCACGAGAGCTACACGCAACGACGCGGTTCGACGGCGACCTCGGAGCCGACCGAGGCGTCGACGGAGGTAGTCGATCCATGA
- a CDS encoding ABC transporter ATP-binding protein, which translates to MSTNDAAGNPNVRQTAAELATGDRTDTLLATDGLEKQFGGFTAIDEVDFSVEAGELRCLIGPNGAGKSTLLKLITGTYAPTDGGLYYDGHEITDEEPQDRVKRGISMKFQVPSVYGELTVRENARLPIQRFADGDERRRRVDEAIEAAGLAGSEDVDASTLSHGQQQQLEIGMAASLEPDLLLLDEPVAGLDVAEREAIAERITRLNEEEGIAFVVIEHDTDFVAEIADEVTVLHNGAVFREGPIEEIESDPAVQRIYLGESDQ; encoded by the coding sequence ATGAGTACGAACGACGCGGCGGGCAACCCGAACGTCCGCCAGACGGCTGCGGAACTCGCAACGGGCGACCGAACGGACACGCTGTTGGCGACCGACGGCCTCGAAAAGCAGTTCGGCGGCTTCACCGCCATCGACGAGGTCGACTTCAGCGTCGAGGCCGGCGAACTCCGCTGTCTCATCGGCCCGAACGGCGCCGGCAAGTCGACGCTGCTGAAACTGATCACCGGCACGTACGCGCCGACCGATGGGGGCCTCTACTACGACGGCCACGAGATCACCGACGAGGAGCCACAGGACCGCGTGAAACGCGGGATCAGTATGAAGTTCCAGGTCCCGTCGGTGTACGGTGAACTGACCGTCCGCGAGAACGCGCGGCTCCCGATCCAGCGGTTCGCCGACGGCGACGAGCGCCGGCGGCGCGTCGACGAGGCCATCGAGGCGGCCGGGCTGGCCGGCTCCGAGGATGTCGACGCGAGCACCCTCTCACACGGGCAACAACAGCAGCTAGAGATCGGGATGGCCGCCTCGCTTGAGCCCGATCTACTCTTGCTTGACGAACCGGTCGCCGGCCTCGACGTGGCCGAACGCGAGGCGATCGCCGAGCGGATCACCCGACTCAACGAGGAGGAGGGGATCGCCTTCGTCGTCATCGAACACGACACGGACTTCGTCGCCGAGATCGCCGACGAGGTGACCGTCCTGCACAACGGCGCGGTGTTCCGCGAGGGGCCGATCGAGGAGATCGAGTCCGATCCGGCGGTCCAGCGAATCTACCTGGGGGAGAGCGACCAATGA
- a CDS encoding ABC transporter ATP-binding protein, translated as MTDLVLELDGVTAAYDSTPILREVDLSVQSGEIVGVMGKNGVGKTTLMKTVIGLLEPVYGTITYDGTDVTTDDADERARAGIGYIPQGRDVFPKLTVEQNIKMGETVNADSSETLYDEIYDYFPILDERAGQQAGTLSGGQQQMLAIARALVSNPDLLLLDEPSEGIQPSIVDQISQDMQTINDELGTTILFVEQNLGVIREMADRCYAMERGEIVDEVGPATLADEDAIAEYLAV; from the coding sequence ATGACGGACCTGGTCCTCGAACTCGACGGCGTGACCGCCGCCTACGACTCGACGCCCATCCTCCGGGAGGTCGACCTCTCGGTCCAGTCCGGCGAGATCGTCGGCGTGATGGGGAAAAACGGGGTCGGCAAGACGACGCTTATGAAGACGGTCATCGGCCTGCTCGAACCTGTCTACGGGACGATTACCTACGACGGTACCGACGTGACGACCGACGACGCAGACGAACGAGCCCGTGCCGGTATCGGCTACATCCCGCAGGGCCGGGACGTGTTCCCGAAACTCACCGTCGAGCAGAACATCAAGATGGGCGAGACGGTCAACGCCGACAGCTCGGAGACGCTGTACGACGAGATATACGACTACTTCCCGATCCTCGACGAGCGGGCCGGCCAGCAGGCCGGCACCCTCTCGGGGGGCCAACAGCAGATGCTCGCCATCGCGCGGGCGCTCGTCTCGAACCCCGACCTGCTCTTGCTCGACGAACCCAGCGAGGGCATCCAGCCCTCGATCGTCGACCAGATCAGCCAGGACATGCAGACGATCAACGACGAACTCGGGACGACGATCCTCTTCGTCGAACAGAACCTCGGGGTCATCCGCGAGATGGCCGATCGCTGTTACGCGATGGAACGGGGCGAGATCGTCGACGAGGTCGGTCCCGCGACGCTCGCCGACGAGGACGCCATCGCCGAGTACCTGGCCGTCTAA
- a CDS encoding Mov34/MPN/PAD-1 family protein: MLFARRTRSLTIPDELRDSIAANIAANHPHEAGGYLACVRRDDRLYATEHVPLENVATEPRRRFVATATDRVPPEPRVFYHSHTSASTPSGLTGVDRRNIHDPLAMVVFAPHGEPYSYRLFRLGLLGWREMPVTTADGDPAEPARLPRLV; encoded by the coding sequence GTGCTGTTCGCCCGTCGGACCCGCTCGCTGACGATTCCCGACGAGCTACGGGACTCGATCGCGGCCAACATCGCGGCGAACCATCCTCACGAGGCGGGCGGGTATCTCGCCTGTGTGAGACGGGACGACCGGCTGTACGCGACCGAACACGTCCCGCTGGAGAACGTCGCCACGGAGCCGCGACGGCGGTTCGTCGCCACGGCCACCGACCGCGTCCCGCCGGAACCACGGGTGTTCTATCACTCCCACACGTCGGCCTCGACGCCCTCTGGACTGACGGGTGTCGACCGGCGGAACATCCACGACCCGCTCGCGATGGTCGTGTTCGCCCCCCACGGGGAGCCCTACAGCTACCGCCTGTTCCGCCTGGGGCTGCTCGGCTGGCGGGAGATGCCGGTCACGACAGCCGACGGGGACCCGGCCGAGCCAGCTAGGCTACCCCGCCTCGTGTAA
- a CDS encoding sodium:solute symporter family protein — protein sequence MSVIIYGLAATIVTMMGIGFYVARKVKGDSINYIVAGRGLILPLAAATLMAQSLDSNATLGNTDLAADFGFWAGAALPVGLALCLFITGLFFAKPMNRLNLTTLPDFFRRKYGRTVEIVASFIMSIAYAFLLAGNLVAGGFLFQIFVGTSFQVGVFIIAGLVLAYTVAGGLFSVAYTDVIQAGIAFVGSMALIVYIATNYGFTIPAGMGPTNLGQLTDPSQGAYINLATIVALGLGDIVAIDFMERVFAADDPETAQKACFIGSAGTLIIGIPFSIVALSANSILSSIGVEAGSQAVLYTLLQNAVPPWLAALVLAGIVAASFSTSDGAILGTSAVMARNVVGIRVDEDSAGETPTATDGGSDEGFFGTESDKLLSVTRLMSVPITLLGVFLAIRVSATGMLLVLAFDIMLAGALVPMVMGLYWSDISTTPAALSSMLAGSATRLVLFVLVPTTYAYQNTLLYIPNDIFTASFDGLPTFIAAAVSLVTFLVVAYLTKDDYPIHSLERQESPNIVAGGEED from the coding sequence GTGAGCGTCATCATCTACGGACTCGCCGCCACGATCGTGACGATGATGGGGATCGGGTTCTACGTCGCCCGGAAGGTCAAGGGCGACAGCATCAACTACATCGTCGCCGGACGGGGACTCATCCTCCCGCTGGCCGCGGCGACGTTGATGGCACAGTCGCTTGACTCGAACGCGACGCTTGGCAACACCGACCTCGCGGCCGACTTCGGGTTCTGGGCCGGCGCGGCGCTGCCCGTCGGCCTGGCGCTGTGTCTGTTCATCACGGGCCTGTTCTTCGCGAAACCGATGAACCGGCTGAACCTCACGACGCTGCCCGACTTCTTCCGTCGGAAGTACGGCCGCACCGTCGAGATCGTCGCCAGTTTCATCATGTCGATCGCCTACGCGTTCCTGCTGGCGGGGAACCTGGTCGCCGGGGGCTTTCTCTTCCAGATCTTCGTCGGGACGAGCTTCCAGGTCGGCGTGTTCATCATCGCCGGGCTCGTGCTGGCCTACACCGTCGCCGGCGGCCTGTTCTCGGTCGCCTACACCGACGTGATACAGGCCGGGATCGCATTCGTCGGCTCCATGGCGCTGATCGTCTACATCGCGACGAACTACGGGTTCACGATCCCCGCCGGGATGGGTCCGACGAACCTCGGACAGCTTACCGACCCGAGTCAGGGGGCGTACATCAACCTCGCGACGATCGTCGCGCTGGGGCTCGGTGACATCGTCGCCATCGACTTCATGGAACGGGTGTTCGCGGCCGACGACCCCGAGACCGCACAGAAGGCCTGCTTCATCGGGTCGGCCGGCACGCTCATCATCGGTATCCCGTTCTCGATCGTCGCGCTCTCGGCGAACTCGATCCTCTCGTCGATCGGCGTCGAGGCCGGGAGCCAGGCCGTGCTGTACACGCTGTTGCAAAACGCCGTGCCGCCGTGGCTCGCCGCGCTCGTCCTGGCCGGCATCGTCGCCGCCTCGTTCTCGACGAGCGACGGCGCGATCCTGGGGACCTCGGCGGTCATGGCCCGGAACGTCGTCGGGATCCGCGTCGACGAGGACAGCGCAGGCGAGACGCCGACGGCCACCGACGGCGGGTCCGACGAGGGCTTTTTCGGCACCGAGAGCGACAAACTGCTCAGCGTCACGCGCCTGATGTCCGTCCCGATCACCCTGCTGGGCGTGTTCCTCGCGATTCGTGTGTCCGCGACCGGGATGTTGCTCGTGCTGGCGTTCGACATCATGCTCGCCGGCGCGCTCGTCCCGATGGTGATGGGGCTGTACTGGTCTGACATCTCGACCACGCCGGCAGCACTGAGTTCGATGCTCGCTGGCTCCGCGACCCGCCTCGTCCTGTTCGTGCTGGTGCCGACGACCTACGCCTACCAGAACACGCTGCTGTACATCCCGAACGACATCTTCACCGCGTCGTTCGACGGCCTGCCGACGTTCATCGCCGCCGCTGTGAGTCTCGTGACCTTCCTCGTGGTCGCGTACCTCACCAAGGACGACTACCCGATCCACAGTCTCGAACGCCAGGAGAGCCCCAACATCGTCGCCGGCGGCGAGGAGGACTGA
- a CDS encoding AbrB/MazE/SpoVT family DNA-binding domain-containing protein — protein sequence MKRKVQQLGSSTLAVTVPAEWARYHSIEKGDEIIVQRDENGGSLLLVPEQPTIEDTEATIDADTLTDEALERAVVTQYVLGRQLIRVESTTPLSIDHHDAIRRAERRLMGLGIVEQGDGHVTVRCSVAPGDFDLPTLLGRLSRTEAMMRTEAMTAIADGDAERARSNDARYEQAEKLFYLFLRLVFATYRNPRLNRAVGLETGFPLIGYRSVAQDVMLMADIAREIGTLVADGEGTATDPTTAEQLRELGSALDDATSTTIAAVTSADYDATAEARERFDTVDERIDALNDHLMAERPEPLLALQRAVVLLERSARHARDSLAVATHLAFRADPDLVTSQ from the coding sequence ATGAAACGGAAAGTCCAGCAACTGGGGTCGTCGACGCTGGCCGTGACGGTCCCGGCCGAGTGGGCGCGGTATCACAGTATCGAGAAGGGCGACGAGATCATCGTCCAGCGCGACGAGAACGGCGGTTCGCTCCTGCTGGTCCCCGAGCAGCCGACCATCGAGGACACCGAGGCGACCATCGACGCAGACACGCTGACTGACGAGGCCTTAGAGCGGGCGGTCGTGACCCAGTACGTCCTGGGCCGGCAGTTGATCCGAGTCGAGTCGACGACGCCGCTGTCGATCGACCACCACGACGCGATCAGACGCGCCGAGCGGCGCCTCATGGGGCTGGGAATCGTCGAACAGGGCGACGGGCACGTCACCGTCAGGTGTTCGGTCGCCCCGGGCGATTTCGACCTCCCGACGCTTCTGGGTCGGCTCAGCCGCACCGAGGCGATGATGCGGACGGAGGCGATGACGGCTATCGCCGACGGCGACGCCGAGCGCGCGCGGAGCAACGACGCCCGGTACGAACAGGCCGAGAAACTGTTCTACCTGTTTCTCAGGCTCGTGTTCGCGACCTACCGGAACCCCCGTCTCAACCGGGCCGTCGGGCTCGAAACCGGGTTCCCGCTCATCGGGTACCGCTCGGTCGCACAGGACGTGATGCTGATGGCCGACATCGCCCGCGAGATCGGGACGCTGGTCGCCGACGGCGAGGGCACGGCGACCGATCCGACGACCGCCGAACAGCTGCGTGAACTGGGCAGCGCGCTCGACGACGCCACCTCGACGACGATCGCTGCCGTCACCTCCGCCGACTACGACGCCACGGCGGAGGCCCGCGAGCGGTTCGACACCGTCGACGAGCGCATCGACGCGCTGAACGACCACCTGATGGCCGAGCGGCCCGAACCGTTGTTAGCGCTCCAGCGGGCCGTCGTCCTCCTCGAACGGAGCGCCAGGCACGCGCGGGACAGCCTCGCGGTCGCGACCCACCTGGCGTTCCGTGCGGACCCCGACCTGGTCACCAGCCAGTAG
- a CDS encoding agmatinase family protein, translated as MSDERSGEDIYGEKHKHANEPIFSGVPTFLKLPEVERDELDDEDVDIGILGAPLDTATTIRPGTRYGPRAVRAASTVPSPPYEHFNIETGIDPFDNFSVADTGDAQVSPGDTRQSQLNIEDAVYEISEQATPIVIGGDHSISYPDIKGWAEANGYEDIGLIHFDCHADTGEDGLTGFEYDHGAWVKRVYDEGIMDGENYTLIGPRGFWPGPDTYEDMREADMKWYTAMEVGNMDLDAIVQDAVERATDGTDAVWVSFDVDVMEPAYAPGTGEPEPGGLIPREAIYMVREVVKALDPEDFGFDVVEVSPAYDVSDSSSYNGGITSGLANRLIIEVMGSMALASKGLEEGSPIKPKEPLGPTGEAETPADD; from the coding sequence ATGTCAGACGAACGCTCCGGCGAAGACATCTACGGCGAGAAGCACAAGCACGCGAACGAACCCATCTTCAGCGGCGTCCCGACCTTCCTCAAGCTCCCCGAGGTCGAGCGGGACGAACTCGACGACGAGGATGTCGACATCGGCATCCTCGGCGCGCCACTGGACACCGCGACCACCATCCGGCCTGGGACCCGCTACGGACCCCGCGCCGTCCGTGCGGCCTCGACGGTCCCGTCGCCGCCGTACGAGCACTTCAACATCGAGACGGGGATCGACCCGTTCGACAACTTCAGCGTCGCCGACACTGGTGACGCACAGGTCTCGCCCGGTGACACGCGCCAGAGCCAGCTCAACATCGAGGACGCCGTCTACGAGATCAGCGAGCAGGCTACCCCCATCGTCATCGGCGGCGACCACTCCATCTCGTACCCGGACATCAAAGGCTGGGCGGAGGCCAACGGCTACGAGGACATCGGGCTGATCCACTTCGACTGCCACGCCGACACCGGCGAGGACGGGCTGACCGGCTTCGAGTACGACCACGGTGCCTGGGTCAAGCGCGTCTACGACGAGGGGATCATGGACGGCGAGAACTACACGCTGATCGGCCCGCGTGGCTTCTGGCCCGGCCCCGACACCTACGAGGACATGCGCGAGGCCGACATGAAGTGGTACACCGCCATGGAAGTCGGAAACATGGACCTCGATGCGATCGTCCAGGATGCCGTCGAACGCGCGACCGACGGGACCGACGCGGTCTGGGTCTCCTTCGACGTGGACGTGATGGAGCCGGCCTACGCGCCGGGGACCGGCGAACCCGAGCCCGGCGGACTCATCCCGCGTGAGGCCATCTACATGGTCCGGGAGGTCGTCAAGGCTCTCGACCCCGAGGACTTCGGCTTCGACGTGGTCGAGGTCTCGCCGGCCTACGACGTGTCCGACTCCAGTTCCTACAACGGTGGCATCACCAGCGGGCTCGCAAACCGTCTCATCATCGAGGTGATGGGCAGCATGGCGCTCGCCAGCAAGGGGCTGGAGGAGGGCTCGCCGATCAAACCGAAGGAACCGCTCGGACCCACCGGCGAAGCCGAGACGCCCGCGGACGACTGA
- a CDS encoding DHH family phosphoesterase has product MADVHELQSLLGSGEELTIVCHNNPDPDCLASALALGRLAAAAGIDERRILYSGEITHQQNRAFVNLLDVELKPFDPELVVDRSERSLLAFVDHSVPGANNAVPEGTAVDIVIDHHPAEDVQARYVDHREGAGATATILAEYVRDAGLDVDATLATALLFAIRRETLGFLRGVTAAEYEAGGFLHGHANDDLLAKLSTPSVSGATVDAIADAIDNRSVTGSVLLTHVGRTSERDALPQAADYLVTLEGVQTAIVFGIIEDTIQLSGRSTDARINVGTVLNEAFGDVGSAGGHREMAGGEIPLGIFADYTSDDDQLVAIVEQVVRARLLAELKLSEEDGGE; this is encoded by the coding sequence ATGGCTGATGTCCACGAGTTACAGTCGCTGCTCGGGTCGGGCGAGGAGCTGACTATCGTCTGTCACAACAACCCGGATCCGGACTGTCTGGCCAGCGCGCTCGCGCTGGGTCGACTCGCGGCGGCGGCGGGGATCGACGAGCGCCGTATCCTCTACAGCGGGGAGATCACCCACCAGCAGAACAGGGCCTTCGTCAACTTGCTCGACGTGGAACTGAAGCCGTTCGACCCGGAACTCGTCGTCGACCGATCCGAGAGATCCCTGCTGGCGTTCGTCGACCACTCCGTCCCGGGCGCGAACAACGCGGTTCCCGAAGGGACGGCAGTCGACATCGTCATCGACCACCACCCGGCAGAAGATGTCCAGGCCCGCTACGTCGACCACCGAGAGGGGGCCGGTGCGACGGCGACGATCCTCGCGGAGTACGTCCGCGACGCCGGGCTCGATGTCGACGCGACGCTGGCGACGGCGCTGCTGTTTGCGATCCGACGGGAGACGCTGGGGTTTCTCCGGGGAGTCACGGCCGCCGAGTACGAGGCCGGCGGCTTCCTCCATGGACACGCCAACGACGACCTCCTGGCGAAACTGTCGACGCCGTCGGTCAGCGGGGCGACCGTCGACGCGATCGCCGACGCGATCGACAACCGGTCGGTCACCGGCTCGGTCCTGTTGACTCACGTCGGACGGACCAGCGAACGCGACGCACTGCCACAGGCCGCGGACTATCTCGTGACGCTCGAAGGGGTCCAGACGGCCATCGTCTTCGGGATCATCGAGGATACGATCCAGCTGAGCGGTCGGTCGACGGACGCGCGGATCAACGTGGGGACGGTCCTGAACGAGGCCTTCGGCGATGTCGGCAGCGCCGGCGGCCATCGGGAGATGGCCGGCGGTGAGATTCCGCTCGGCATCTTCGCGGACTACACGAGCGACGACGACCAGCTCGTCGCGATCGTCGAACAGGTGGTCCGTGCGCGACTGCTGGCGGAACTGAAACTGAGCGAGGAAGACGGCGGGGAGTGA
- a CDS encoding beta-CASP ribonuclease aCPSF1: MSSADETLEKIKAQVEDETPNDIAIEAVTFEGPELVIYTPDAQAVANRDGIVRNLAQTLRKRINVRPTQDALVPPKQARERITELIPEDAGVQNLDFDSETGEVFIEAEKPGRVIGRHGETLDQISASVGWTPEVVRTPPMESSTVSNVRNFLKQERDERREILERVGRKINRPTTSDDDWVRLTTLGCCREVGRASFILSTPESRILIDCGDKPGAEGEVPYLQVPEALAAGPNSIDAVVLTHAHLDHSALIPILFKYGYDGPIYTTAPTRDLMGLLQLDYLDVAAKEGRTPPYESQQVRDALKHTIPLEFGNVTDIAPDIKLTMHNAGHILGSAVCHFHIGEGRYNVAFSGDIHYKDTRLLDGAVNDFPRVETLVLESTYGGKNDYQTDQEDSERVLKRVINQANEKDGKILIPAFAVGRSQELMLVLEEAMREGEIPTMPVYLDGMIREATAIHTAYPEYLRGDLRQRILYDDENPFLAEQFQQVDGGEEMRQDIADDEPCIVLTTSGMVTGGPVMSWLRLLGGDPDNTMVFVGYQAEGTLGRQIQRGQDEITMSDRSGPRAERVSLEMDVETVDGFSGHADRQGLETFVETMHPRPEKVLCVHGDETSTNQLSSALYQKFNMRTFNPKNLETFRFV, encoded by the coding sequence ATGAGTTCAGCAGACGAGACCTTAGAGAAGATCAAGGCACAGGTCGAGGACGAAACACCGAACGACATCGCCATCGAGGCGGTGACGTTCGAAGGGCCCGAACTGGTCATCTACACGCCAGACGCCCAGGCCGTCGCGAACCGTGACGGCATCGTTCGAAACCTCGCACAGACACTCCGCAAACGCATCAACGTCCGCCCGACACAGGACGCGCTGGTCCCGCCCAAGCAGGCCCGCGAGCGCATCACCGAGTTGATCCCCGAAGACGCCGGCGTCCAGAACCTCGATTTCGACTCCGAGACCGGCGAGGTGTTCATCGAGGCCGAGAAACCCGGCCGCGTCATCGGCCGTCACGGCGAGACGCTGGATCAGATCTCCGCGAGCGTCGGGTGGACGCCCGAGGTCGTTCGGACCCCACCCATGGAGTCCTCGACGGTCTCGAACGTCCGGAACTTCCTCAAACAGGAGCGTGACGAGCGCCGCGAGATCCTCGAACGGGTCGGCCGGAAGATCAACCGCCCGACCACCTCGGACGACGACTGGGTCCGGCTGACGACGCTTGGCTGCTGTCGCGAGGTCGGGCGCGCGTCGTTCATCCTCTCGACGCCCGAGTCGCGCATCCTCATCGACTGCGGGGACAAGCCCGGGGCCGAGGGCGAGGTCCCTTACCTCCAGGTGCCCGAAGCGCTCGCGGCGGGACCAAACTCAATCGACGCCGTCGTGTTGACACACGCCCACCTGGACCACTCGGCGCTCATCCCGATCCTGTTCAAGTACGGCTACGACGGACCGATCTACACCACCGCGCCCACGCGGGACCTGATGGGCCTGCTCCAGCTGGACTACCTCGACGTGGCCGCGAAGGAGGGGCGGACCCCGCCTTACGAGAGCCAGCAGGTCCGTGACGCGCTGAAACACACCATCCCGCTTGAGTTCGGCAACGTCACCGACATCGCGCCCGACATCAAACTCACCATGCACAACGCCGGCCACATCCTCGGGTCGGCGGTGTGTCACTTCCACATCGGCGAGGGTCGCTACAACGTCGCCTTCTCCGGCGACATTCACTACAAGGACACCCGCCTGTTGGACGGCGCGGTCAACGACTTCCCGCGGGTCGAGACGCTCGTGCTGGAATCGACCTACGGCGGGAAAAACGACTACCAGACCGACCAGGAAGACTCCGAGCGGGTCCTCAAGCGGGTCATCAACCAGGCAAACGAGAAAGACGGGAAGATCCTCATCCCCGCGTTCGCCGTCGGTCGCTCCCAGGAGCTGATGCTCGTCCTGGAGGAAGCCATGCGGGAGGGTGAAATCCCGACGATGCCGGTGTACCTCGACGGGATGATCCGCGAGGCGACGGCGATCCACACCGCGTATCCCGAGTACCTTCGTGGGGATCTCCGCCAGCGTATCCTCTACGACGACGAGAACCCCTTCCTGGCCGAGCAGTTCCAGCAGGTCGACGGCGGCGAGGAGATGCGCCAGGACATCGCCGACGACGAGCCCTGTATCGTACTCACCACCTCGGGGATGGTCACCGGCGGCCCCGTGATGTCCTGGCTCCGCCTGCTGGGCGGGGACCCGGACAACACGATGGTGTTCGTCGGCTACCAGGCCGAGGGGACGCTCGGCCGGCAGATCCAGCGCGGTCAGGACGAGATCACGATGTCAGACCGGAGCGGTCCGCGCGCCGAGCGCGTGAGCCTGGAGATGGATGTCGAGACGGTCGACGGCTTCTCGGGCCACGCCGACCGCCAGGGGCTGGAGACGTTCGTCGAGACGATGCACCCCCGCCCCGAGAAGGTCCTCTGTGTCCACGGCGACGAGACCTCCACCAACCAGCTCTCCTCGGCGCTGTACCAGAAGTTCAACATGCGGACGTTCAACCCCAAGAACCTGGAGACGTTCCGGTTCGTCTGA
- a CDS encoding DUF5786 family protein, with the protein MGFGSYDESEQKDQDVDADDSEGVAVHENDHDGDVSFETEASTSDLVDKLGEMKDEDA; encoded by the coding sequence ATGGGCTTTGGTAGCTACGACGAATCCGAACAGAAAGACCAGGATGTCGACGCCGACGACAGCGAGGGCGTCGCTGTCCACGAGAACGACCACGACGGCGATGTCTCCTTCGAGACGGAGGCCTCGACCTCCGACCTCGTCGACAAGCTCGGCGAGATGAAAGACGAAGACGCCTGA
- a CDS encoding glutaredoxin family protein, protein MSFEPEELSPEEVETTVQETIEDNEVALFMKGTELMPQCGYSRKALGLIQRHREDVATVNVLQATEAFRESLAEYSGRETIPQTFVDGEFVGGSDILEQLDENGDLAETLNA, encoded by the coding sequence ATGTCGTTCGAACCCGAGGAGCTCTCACCCGAAGAAGTCGAGACGACCGTCCAGGAGACGATAGAGGACAACGAGGTAGCGCTGTTCATGAAGGGGACCGAACTGATGCCCCAGTGTGGCTACTCCCGGAAGGCACTGGGGCTCATCCAGCGACACCGCGAGGACGTTGCGACGGTGAACGTCCTCCAGGCCACGGAGGCGTTTCGTGAATCGCTCGCCGAGTACAGCGGCCGCGAGACGATCCCCCAGACGTTCGTCGACGGGGAGTTCGTCGGCGGCAGCGACATCCTCGAACAGCTCGACGAGAACGGCGACCTGGCCGAGACGCTGAACGCCTGA
- a CDS encoding BolA family protein, producing MDETEVKNLIEAELPDATATVTTPRDPDDDKHYAVEVVSPAFEGKSLVEQHQLVHDALGEHLTREIHAIELTTETPAEAN from the coding sequence ATGGACGAAACCGAGGTCAAGAATCTCATCGAGGCCGAACTTCCGGACGCGACAGCGACCGTGACCACGCCCCGCGACCCCGACGACGACAAACACTACGCGGTCGAGGTCGTCTCGCCGGCCTTCGAGGGGAAGTCCCTCGTCGAGCAACACCAGCTCGTCCACGACGCCCTGGGCGAGCACCTGACCAGAGAGATCCACGCCATCGAGCTGACGACCGAAACCCCCGCGGAAGCGAACTGA